Within the Zea mays cultivar B73 chromosome 10, Zm-B73-REFERENCE-NAM-5.0, whole genome shotgun sequence genome, the region AAGAGGACAAAGTTGTTGTCTTTCAAAGTTTCCTAAAAGCTAGTCTTAGATTTCCTTTGCACAAGGTGGTAGTTGCTGCTTTGAAGATATTTAATATATATCTTCATTAGCTTACTCCAAATGCCATAGTGCGGCTAGGAGTTTTTATTTGGGCCGTGCGGAGCCAAGGCGTTAAGCCTGATACCGAAGCTATTTgtgaggtgaaagggaaatagggtttaaccttttcctataaataatgttggtggttgaatgcccaacacaaataattggactaactagtttgctctagattatatattccacaagtgcataaaggttcaacacaaaccaataaaagatcaaagttaaggttcaaaagcaaaggagcaaaagaactgaagggtgccctggtctggcgcaccggactgttcggtgtgccaccgaacagtgtccggtgcaccaggaccgtacaactctaaactcgtcaccttcgggtttctgaggacgcgctccgctataactcaccagactgtccggtgtgccaccggactgtccggtgcaccaagcggagcaacggctaccagcgcaacggtcgactgcaacggacacctgcgAACGCTACAGTGCACAGACAgtgtgcgcagaagtcagagcagccatcaaaggcgcaccggacagtgaacagtacctgtccagtgcgacaccggacggtccggtgccaccagaagacaaagctccaacggtcgtctgcgcccgaaccctaacggttgggtgacgtggctcatcgacagcagccaccctaACGGTtgctttggtggttgagggctataaatacccccaaccacctccactccaaccatccaagcattcaacacattgcattcaatacaagagtaaTAGACTCCACtctaaagacacaattcaagtgatcgatccactcaaagttctCGATCCAACTCTAGCACATTAGAACTTGTgaaaggatcatttgtgtttctttgttgctcttgtttgcttggcttggctttcttttctttctcacttcttactctcaaatgctttgtaagcgaggcaagatacaccaattgtgtggtgatccttgcggggtctaagtgacccgtgagattaaggaagaagcctcactcggtctaagtgaccgtttgagagagggaaagggttgaaagagacctggtctttgtgaccacctcaacggggactaggttctttagaaccgaacctcggtaaaataaatcaccgtgttcatccgctttacttcttggttgatttgttttcccctctctcccggacttaatatttgttctaacgctaactccggcttgtagtgtgtttaaagttgtaaatttcagtttccgcctatccacccccctctaggcgactttcaattggtatcagagcccgatacttcatttagagtctaaccactcgaagtgatgtcgggaggatccgccaagagggagatggaaaccggcgagaaggccacaagccacgggaaggctcccttTCTCTGTATTGCCCAAATAAATTGCAATAAAATTGTTTTAGCAGTCGAGCCTTGTCCTCATGAGCAGTGGCCACCGTCCCCTCACTCTCCAAGGAGCAGATGAAATTTTTCCTTCTTCTAGCATTCGCTTTGATGTGGAAATTTTTTGTGTTAGCATCTCCTACTTGTAGCCAAAGCAAACGTGATCTCTAGCGAATTCTAACTTATCTGATATAGAACACTCATTGATAAAATAGTTTCAACTATTTACTAGAAGGGCACACAACCCTTTTTTCAATGCCAAATAGACGACCTATGTATacaaaaagagatcttttttttgGATTTTGGATTTGAAGAAAAAAATAAAAGGATTCCATTTATTTAGTTTGTTTTTTAATGAATTTGAAATTATTAACTAAcagaacaaacaaaaataaagaaacaattttGCTGACCATGATAGATTTTTATCTAGTTGGAAGAGTCCTCTTATTATTCACTATAAGTTTGGGTATATAGAAATACAAACAGAAAAGAGGTGACAGAGGATAGGCTCATTACAAAAAAAAAGATATGGGAATAACCATAATACATAacaaaaaaggaaaaaagaaaggaGCGGGAGAGCCAAATAAATCAAAAGATTAGGTAAACTCTGTCCATATGTGATGGTAGTAATTTGGTCGTTTTCCTATATAATATATTGATACGTAGATCTTCTGCGTATTTGAGAAAAAGACAGAAATATCACTTATGGAGTGTTCTGCCAGGGAACCAGCTCTTGAACAAATACAATATTATCCAGTGATTATATGATTCTGGAGTACTCCTGAAGAaacaaaatggaaaagaaaaggcCAGATGGCCGATAGCAAATATTGGACAAAAGTAGCTTCGTTTTCGTACAGCTAGCTACAACCTACAAGGCGAcggcaaaaaagaaaagaaaagatatgGACTGATTGAGTGTTCCATTAGTGTGACTTGTGTATATTTGGAAACAGCCCATGAATATGCTCCGGTATGAAATCGTGCCTCGTCAGGATTCCAACAATTGGAGGTCTCTGCAGTGGAACGATAAAGAGATTAGCTATCATAAAAATATATGTGAAGGTCATATTGCAACTTTATATCATGTTAAAGAATAGCCAGCACTGCAATATTTGATCTCTAGAGCAAGATTCGGAGAATGAGAGCTCACCCCTGGGGTCTTTGGCACAACGAGCATGTGCCTGAGTCCCAGTGCCCGGAAAAGGACGGCAGCCTTCGCAAGTGACATGGTCTCTACCACCGTGTACGGTGATGTATTTGTAATTGGATGGAGATCGACATACAAGTCCATTTCCTCATCAGTGAAATCCAGGTCCTCAATCTTCAGGCCTTTCCCTGAGCCTGGCTTGGCAAAATCGAAGGCACCAAATCTTTCCAGCACGAAGCTACCGCTGGTTTTCATCTTCTCTTTCATGAAGCCCTTACCTTTCAGCAGGACCAGCAGATGGGATCTGAGCACAAGCCCAACAAGTTCTGGAGCCTCTGATAGAGGTGGCTCATCGACCACTGGAAATCCGTTGTGGCCTGTGATCCTCAACGCCTGAACGATATTCCCCACTCTCTCGACGCCTGAAAAGGAGATCAGTGGCCCAGACACAACATCGCTAGCAACCAAGTGCGTCATGTATGGTTCGGCATGAGCTTCCAGGAATGGCAAGCCTTTCATCACCACAATCTGATCATAAACCCCTTTGTTAAAGCTGTCGGCTATGGTCTTTGATATCAGAAGAACGAGCATGACTAACGGGAGCATAAGGAGGTCATTGGTGAGCTCCAGAAGTATCACGCAGACTGacacagtcatcctcattgttccACCGAGGAAAGATGCCGCGCCAAGAAGTGCGAATAGTCCAGGATCAAGGTCTGAAATTGGACCAAGAAGGGTCCCCACTATGCGCCCGTACGTAGCCCCAGCAAGTATAACAGGGATGAAGAGACCAGATGGAACAGCAATACCGTATGTCACAAGGCCAAGGCAGTAAATCGCAGTGAAGAACACGAAAAGAGTGGACATGTGGAACTCATTCTCGGTGCCACTGCTGAATAGATTGCGGATGGCGTCATCATTTGTGTTGAAGAACAACGACGCAAGACCATTGTAATAGCCCGGCGGGCACTGAAAGTTCTTAAAATTCCCAGAGCGGCCAATGGTAGGGCATTCCTCCACAGCATCAGCAGGGCACGGAGTGCATGGGGCGAGCCAAGGTAGCCCATAGGAGCATGCTGATGTGATGATTGATATTGTGACGGTGAGAAGGATCTTGTATGGAGCACCTCTCCTGCAGGCAGACAGCCAAAGACAACAATGTAATATGAGATTGCACCTTGAAGGAAAATTTTATAGAGTAACTAAATACACATGATTGGTACATACTCGTTGATAAAACTATAAGCTCGGAGAATCCTATCCAAGAGAAAGTTGAACAGGCCCCCGAAGACCCCACCAATTATTCCAAGGACAATAATTGCAATGATATCCTGGGTACTGTAACTCGGTACGGTTGAGCTAAGATCAAACATAATCAACCCTCCCTGACCAAAAAGACCACATTTTCCGCTACGACAGAACTGGATCAGACCCCTCAGTacaacagcaacaacagcagtTGTAAAGAATGTTCTCCACAGGAGAGCACTTCGCCACCTGAAACATGAAGTAGAGACCCATTCAGTCAAATGGAAAGAAAATGCAGCAAAAAAAAAAATGTCAGCATCACCCATCTGATGCAGTTGCAAATAGATAAATTCTCCTATCAGCATACTGAAGCAATCAAACTATGGTTCTTATCCAAAAGACCTATCACTTGATTGATATTTGGAAGTCATGATATGCCTACTACAATTGTGATGCAGGTCTGCATTTTCAGGTTGGTAAC harbors:
- the LOC100384199 gene encoding chloride channel protein CLC-c isoform X1, which encodes MDANHSPPAQPERNHGSLNYDIESTDGTWRGAGAWQEQDPSSEALMRYDDDGPREPLLRRRTMNTTSQIAIVGANICPIESLDYEIVENDLFKQDWRSRKKQQIFQYIVLKWSLVLLIGLCTGLVGFFNNLAVENIAGFKLLLTSDLMLKQRYFTAFLAYGGCNLVLAAAAAAICAYIAPAAAGSGIPEVKAYLNGVDAYAILAPSTLFVKIFGSILGVSAGFVLGKEGPMVHTGACIANLLGQGGSRKYHLTCNWLRYFKNDRDRRDLITCGSAAGVAAAFRAPVGGVLFALEEAASWWRSALLWRTFFTTAVVAVVLRGLIQFCRSGKCGLFGQGGLIMFDLSSTVPSYSTQDIIAIIVLGIIGGVFGGLFNFLLDRILRAYSFINERGAPYKILLTVTISIITSACSYGLPWLAPCTPCPADAVEECPTIGRSGNFKNFQCPPGYYNGLASLFFNTNDDAIRNLFSSGTENEFHMSTLFVFFTAIYCLGLVTYGIAVPSGLFIPVILAGATYGRIVGTLLGPISDLDPGLFALLGAASFLGGTMRMTVSVCVILLELTNDLLMLPLVMLVLLISKTIADSFNKGVYDQIVVMKGLPFLEAHAEPYMTHLVASDVVSGPLISFSGVERVGNIVQALRITGHNGFPVVDEPPLSEAPELVGLVLRSHLLVLLKGKGFMKEKMKTSGSFVLERFGAFDFAKPGSGKGLKIEDLDFTDEEMDLYVDLHPITNTSPYTVVETMSLAKAAVLFRALGLRHMLVVPKTPGRPPIVGILTRHDFIPEHIHGLFPNIHKSH